Part of the Oxyura jamaicensis isolate SHBP4307 breed ruddy duck chromosome 28, BPBGC_Ojam_1.0, whole genome shotgun sequence genome, AAATTAATAGGGCGTGCTGCATGCTTGATGAAGAAGTTCATGTATAGCTTCTTCACAAGAGACTTTCAAACACGTCTCTGAAAAATTCCTACAGAGGGATCAAACACATCCCTGGAAGACTGCAGGCaactgtatttttgtattaatattGCTTCTGGCACACTGCTGAATAAAAAGGAACACACACGATGCATATACCTACTTCTGGATAAATGTTTAGCTAAATCTTACTTGGTTTTATGTAATCTAATAAAACCCTTAAGATGGAAACCGAAGCAAAGAGGTTGAATGAGTCAAGATGACAGCGTGAACCACACACTCTGCACTGGGAACTGGAAGCTTTCCTTCCCAGTGCTGTGGAGAATTCCATGTACGATCCAGAATGCTCAGCTTTGGTGGTTTGCAGCTACGCCAGCTGATAACCACCAGCTCTCTACTACTACTTGACACTAACCTGATTATGGAGTTGCTTGACTGCCAGACAAGACACTAGTCTGCAAAAATGCCCAGAAAAAGAATAACCCAAGCTCGGTAGtatctctctccctctctctctacGGGAAAGTTCTGACTTTTATAACTACAGCCAGAAGCCAGCACGCAGCTTACCTCTTGATGCCGGTTGCCTTCCCTGATGTACACGCTGGCTAAGTTTGTCACAATAAACGCCCACAACTCTTGGTGTGTAGTGAGCTGAAATAAACAACGCACCATTAGTACAGTCAAAACCCTCCAGCATCTAACCCAGAATTAGTTCACCCCATCTTCTCCTTTAAGATAtacacagagacaaaaaaaaataatcagatttaGTGTCTGACATTTGGCTATTCATAAATCCCCCTGATCTGAGGTGtgttcagcaaagaaaaacctGAACTCATGCAACTAACACAGACAGTCTCCAGATtcctcttccaacctcaactcAGTGACCCCACACAACTGCAACAAGCCCGACTCCACGCTGAACCACCACAGTAAATacttggagaagaaaatcttACCCTCAGTGCTGTAGTAAACTGTGCTTCTGCATTGTCCATGCAGTTAACAGAAATGCAGTAGAGCCCCTGTAGAAGACACGGCATTTCTAAGATAATATATAACAGTTATAACAAGCCCAGAACGCGAAGAAGGCATGCACAAAACAACAGGAATCTTAGGGTATTAGCAGGAAAAACCAAGAAATCTTAGTTTTGCTTggttctggggaaaaaaaaaaaaaaaaaaacacagcaatttcTATACAAACTGCTTCCAAACAGTAtaatcctgaaaaataaataaagccccACTGCTGTACCAAAACCCAAACTCTTACTTTCTTGTAATACTCAAACAGTAATGCTTAATTCTTCCCCTTCCGCAATGCTTAATTCTTCCCCTTCCGCAGTACCCAAACACACTGTCTCAAACACACACAGTATAAATCTTGGGTGATTATGCTGTGTACTAATTACCACGCCACGGGTCACCTAAAGGGGATTTAAGACTTTGACAGCAACGCTGGCTGTGAgcccccacagcagcacagaaaatcaATACAGCAGACCCTACAGCTCAGCAGGAAGTTTTGCTCTCCGCATCGCTGTGACCTCGTTAGTTACTGGTGACTGTTCAGTAAGTCTTGGGTACAGCCCTACAAAGAGTTTACTACTAATCACAGACACTTACTAATAGAGTGTGCAGCTGGGCAGCGTGATTAGAGAACAATCTGGGAGactgctggcagagctgacaGACTTGGGAAATCTGTTGGAAAAGAATAATACACCTTTAagatttctcttctcccttttgaTTTCTGCCCTCTGTCCATCTGACTGCATCATACATGTCGTTCAATGATTGAAGTGATTGGTTCCAGAACCATTAGTCACACTCTTAGGTAAAAGCAGAGGCCAGGCATGCTTCAAGCTGACGAACACACACTGCTCCACGCACGTTCCTCCCACACAGACGCACACTAGAACTGGTTTTGAATTATTTGCTTTGCAGCAGCTCTACCATATGGTGGCACCACCTGCAAACGAAGTAGCAGATCTGTTCTGAACCGCTCAGAATCTGAGTTGGCACGGAACAGAAAAACCAGAATCCAAAGCTTCTGAAGGCTATGTGCCTGTGATGAGTTTTATGAGCCAGAACCAATGACTACTCCTTTAACTGGCTAATTACCCCCCAGAGTACATTCATGTGAAGAATGACAAAAGAGGTTGAGATGATGCAGCCATATATCCTATAAATAAGTGGTGGACAAACAGGACTTAAAAATGCCTgggagaatgggaaaaaaagcatgcagtTTGTTCTCACATTAGAGAACACCGAacccctccttccttcccccaagaggaagaaaggacagaaaagtcAGGGAGccttaaaagcagagaaatactCGGACAAGACAGGAACactaagaggaaataaaaggggAAGAGTTAAGAGCCACTATCAGTAAAGAACctgagggaaaaggaaaagacactAGAGTCAGATTGCCAACCACGGTCAAGAAGAAGGTGCCAGTTTTAGCCACTCGGCAATTCCTGTTGACTCCACAAGCAACTCCAAAATGTccttaaatgaaataatttaacagGAGGCTAATTCCGTGGCACCATCAGGCCTGACCGTCTCTGTTAGTAGTTCAGCACTGCTGAAATCCCCACATGAACCCAAGAATCTTCCTCAAAACTAAGTTTTTTAAATTACCACTGCACACATCCACAACTAGGCAAATGGTCAAACCCCGTTTTTACCTCCTGCAATGCTGTGGCTTTGTGTCCTGTGACAAGCCGACACATGATAATGTGTTCCAACAAAATAACTTGGAAGGATGACAAGATGGGACTGCAGTCCAACACTGAAGAGGGAACAAAGGTAATTCAGTAAGTGAAGTTAAGACAATACGAACATCCCCACCACGCAGCCTCTACTGCACCTAGCCAGCTTCTTGAGTCGCAGGTGGTTCAGCAGGACTTCAGCACAAGGACTCGTTTGTGCAAATCTAGAGCAACGTCTTTGGCTGGACCCTCTCAGGTCAGAAGAGTCAGCGTACCACCCATCTCACCTTCCACGTGCCATTGCAAGGCTGGCACAGGTTTAACCAAAGCAattagcaacaacaacaaaacatcagTTCCTGAACTGTCAGGAATGGGAGTCTGAACATCAGCCGAGGAAAAATTCATCAGGGAAACGTGCTCggtttagagaagaaaaaaaaatggataacgAAGCACAGGGACAATGAGAAACGCAGCAAGAAAATGCACGTTTCCAGCTCAATTTACAAGAATAAACCTCCCCAGAGTTCTATTTTTGTATTCAACAATCAAAGtaatccaaaaataaaagtaaataaataaagatataaaacacaacaaagttCTTAGATGCAGTATGAACAGACCGATAGCCGGCTGCCCCAGTGGGCTAAAGAGGGTTCCcgaatttttcttttctaaaatttaaattagTAACAAATAAAGGAATCTTAGACATCAGCTATGTTATAATCTCTATCCTTACTTTTTAGCTTCTCTAGCTGCATTAGTGCTTTGTCTGTGTACTTCTGAGCCTTCTCCAGGTACCCTGCTTGCATGGAATGCATCACTGTCACCTGCCGGAGAGCACGGGAAAGATTACAGGAAGTTTTCTTAGCAGCGAGGAAAAGTCTGGGCATTCACACAGCTCCTCTGCTACCagtcttttaaaactgaattttgacaTCAATTGGGAATAAATTCAAATTCAAGAAGTGAGGTAATTAGTTTCAGGAATGTGAAGTCAAAAATCAAATCAACTTGTACGGAGTTATTTGGCTCGGATATTAATGAAGTTACATTCCAGCTTCCAGACTTCTTGCACAGTCTCTCCAAACCCCGACATCGCTGAAAGCAATATTCTCACAGATGCTGTGGCAGAATTAAACTGTCAGCGTTATGTAAAGCAGCATATGGTCTGCAGAATCTATCACTGCTGGCTCTAGGCCATTTTTACCCAATTTCCCATTAATTAGCAATACATTAAGTAAAAAGGAGCTGCTCACCAAGTAGACAAGCACACACATGTGTTCCTTGGGTAGCCAGTGGAAGAGATCAGCGGGGTTGCTGGGCAGAATTTCATCATCGTGCAGCGTGGATATGGTCTGAATGCACTGCTGGAGCTGTTTCAGGCATGGTTTCACACTTTTCACCTGCAAAAGATGATTCACTtcagacagagctgctgcagcccagatgCACGAACATTTACTTAGTGGAGAAAACTTGCCAGGCAATAAAGAACCTCCACGCTCGTGAGCCATTGCATAAATCACTAGGCTAGCATGGCAAACCAGGGCGTTCCAGCATTAACAACAATCAGATGCtcaaaatatctttcaaaaCAGTACACAAAACCTGTTACCCCCCCTAATGTCACAGAGAAGGAACGGAGCCCACCGTGGTTACAAGCATACCAAAGCAGCCTCTCCTCAGGTaagaaggaagggatgtcatTTCACCGCTCAGGCGTAGCAGCCAAAATCCCCCAGAATCAGAAGTATTGCTGCTTCTGAGGTCATCTCTGCCCAGTTCTCCCCCCCTGCACGCACCTGCCCAGCATCCAGGTAATGCGTGACCTGCAGGACTAAGAAGAACACGCGTAACGACTCTTTCTGGATGGGGTTTCCTTGCCAATTTTCAACTATCTGTCCACACAGGGTAAGGAGAGGGTGCACCTCCTGCAGCTTCCGTTCCATTAGAAGgagctgtaatttaaaataaaaacaacttttgtgCTGAACAGTTTAAACACTTAAGAGAACCACAGTTATGCCCCAGGTAAGTCGATacattatttacaaaaaaaatagactCAAAGACATCCATTTGCAAGACCACCAACCATTTCACATGATCAGATTTTTCATCCTTAATCACGAGGGAACCAGCAACACTTCGCACGtactctttttccttccagaacCCATCTATCTGTCATGTTTATAAAGGGCAGTGGGGGAAACTAGCCAcatgaatttcaaaagaaacCTGCAGACTTAAGGCTTTTCTcaggaatattttaattctgcacTGGACAAAACAGAACATGTCAGGTATTCTGCACATTTACCTGCTCTTTAAAGCAAACAGCCTACGTTCAGGCAGGTTACACCCCAGCCTGTAGTACAGTAGTTGAACAAGTAGTTAATTCTAAAAGTACATCCAACTTACCATTCCCTTGCTTAGCAGGAACAGTgctctgaaattaaacaaaacaatgtcatcatccagtaaataaataatcaaataatcCAAACCTAAAACCAAGTTACCCAGACCACAGCTGGGGAACAAATAAAAaccttgggggaaaaaaaaagcctgccaCTCTCAAGGGCAAGAGTCAAAACAGCATTAAGGAGCCTGCCACAGAAAGGGTATTTGAAAGCTATGGAATAGCACCAGGAACCAAAACCCCAGCCCCCTGAGGTGTCTCTCTAAGCCTTGGACAGTTCCAGTTACTGGGAAACCTTTTGCTGATAAAGACAACGAACGCAGtttggaaaaaagcaaatgctgcaaAATCTTAATAGttgtaattgtttttgtttgtttctcaaaaaaaataaagagctggAGAAATTCTCAGATCCGAGAGAACGCTCAAAAATGCTGGTCTGTAAAACCCACGTAGCAATCACAGACACCACCactaaataaaagcagaacaaaccCCATATTTTTgtgggaaaaatacaaaacatcaaTGGAACTCACCTGGTATACTCTGATCCTACCACCCGAGCATATTCTGCTCCAACGCCGAGGAGGTCACACGCAGATACCAAGTCTTTTTCAAGAGTATGTAgttgctgaaatgaaaaaaaggacaaaaaaaaaggtcagcatTTTCTTAGCGAGCCtgattagcttttttttcccaaatataattgcaaataaagcacttctgtgctttaCAAGTGACAACTGCTAAACCGGCACATTAACTGTATCATCCGATTTCAGATTCATTTTCCAGGAACACCTCACGTTCTCCAGAAAAAGCCtgtaacatttcaaagaaaatttctcAGCCAGGTTTCGCACAATACAAAGCTGTTATAATTTATCGAGAGCTGCTGCAGATCCGACAGGAAAAGCTCCAGCAGAACTTGCAGTTACACAACAGAGCGTGTTCTGCAGCAAGAGGAGCAGGGGAAGCCTGCGAGGTGTGTTGCAGGTGATGGGAAAAGGATGGCAGAGCCTCCAGAgcacctctcccctccctccagctctTGTACGTTTTCCAGACTCAGGTAGCGAGTCTGGAAAACACGCACCAAGGTAACGAGACGCACAGCCCCGTGGCCAAGCAAAAGATGGAAAGGGAATACCAGAAATCAGCAAAGAACGTCAAGCTTCGAGGAAGGATCCCATTCAGCATAGGCACCGAGAAAAATGCTTAAGCTTCTTGTGAGTACTCAGGCATTAACTCATTGCAAGGTAAACATTTGTCCTTTAGTCGATAGGAAAGTAAGGCTCTGCACGAGGCAGTGCTCCTAAACTACACAAAGGAGCTCGCGATTCCTTTCCAGAGAAGTTGGTCTGCTTGTTTAAACTCAtcaggaaggggaagaagacaAGTACAGGTGACTATGAAGACGGTCTTCAAAGATAAAATTCCTTGATAACCAGATCTCTGCTACAGAGTACCCGTAAAAGAGCAATCAGCTCCCTCGACTCTGGTGTTAAACACCCCGAGGCTCATTAGGAGCTGAGAAAAAGCataagctggaaaaaaaaagttctttggCAATAATCGGCTCCTCCCACCAAGCAGGTAACTTCCTGGATAAGCCTCCTGTCCTAACGCATCTGAACATTCAGGGGAAGCAACGTTTTAAAGGGTAGTTACgcagctaaaataaaattactgcaGATACTAAATGCTTTGAACTCCAAAATGGGCCAGTTTATTCCTAGAAGCAGCAGTGCTCTGAGCTGTGCCGCTACGCCACACTTGGAGCGTGTTTCAGAAGAGGAACATCGCTGGGAGGCCTTTGCACCAGCTGCTTGTCCCACCCCAGTTCTGCTCCAGGTACTAGCTTGGGCTGAAAATAACCAAACCAACGCTTCAGGAGGGCAAGCTCCAGTTCCAACAGCTTCATGAGAACATTTCCCCATAGCGCAAGCCGCgttattttgtttcctctctaAAGTTTTGTGCTAACAGAGCCCACGGGATGATCCTTCCAGCTTTCTTCTCCCATCTGTCGTATCATCAACAGGTAACGTGGGCCTTGATCCAGTCGGGACCCCACAAACACAGCACTGCTTCATAGCAGGACTTCTGTCTCTCCACCAACGCCAACgattagagaaaataaagaggtgCCCGAGATCTTTTAAGGAAGAACACATTCCTTTCCTAGCCGTTTTAGCAGCCACAGTGCTAGAGTAACACGATTAGCAATAAAATCACTTACTGCAAGTTGGAAAAGCAGCCTACAGTGCCAGTATGGGGTCTGCTGTGAAATCTGAATGGCCTTGCGTAACAGAGGTTTTGCTGTGTCCACTGaattctgaaacagaaacacaccGGAGTCAGCCAGAGACCAGGCTACCGGGAATTCCCACCGCTAGGAACAGTAACTTTGAAACAAGACGTATTCTGTGTTGATCCCCAATTTAAGTCTCGCTTGTTAGGAACCTGAAAACACGAAAAGCAACACAAACGAGGTCTTAGCACGCAGGAGGACACAACAATAATCGACTCGAAGTCTGCTCAAAAGCATTAGCCGTGCAACTCTTTTGGTGACTATTCCAATGTGCCTTATTTTTCCTGCGCGATAGACAAGGCAAACATTTCCATCAGGGAACGTAAAGACCAGTTAAGGCTTTTCCACagacaaagaataaaatggCCCTATAAACGCAACAGCAGCCTGATGAAAACCTTTTATTTCCACCCCTCCACCCTGTCTTTGTCTCAGTGAgggctaaagaaaaaaattgggCAACTCTTGCTGCGGAAGACCCACGCTGCAATTCCAGCACCAACTCTTACAATCAGACAGATGAGATATTTCAGGTTTATGCTGCAGTATGTTGTATTTATACTGCAGCTGGCCTCTAAAAACTTCATAAATCCCTTTATTAATAGTTACGCACTATTCCAGGAACAAAGACACTGAAGTTGAACGCAGCCCTGCAGGCCCAGAACGATCCACGAGCGACCCTGCCCCAGCTCACTCACCTCCTGACAATAGAGCTCTGACAGCAGGCTGGCTGCCTCAAACTTAACGTCTTCGAACTGCGGGATCTAGCAGCACCAGAGTTAAGCGAACATTAAACACCTGGCTGGAAAAACAGCAAGGCTACAGCATCCAAAACTCCTCAACACaccagaagcagcaagaaagcGGCCCGCGAGCCCAGAAGCAGATTACAAGCGGCTAGAaatccccatccccagggcCAGGCTCTGTCCGCGGGGCTGTCTTCCAGCAGATCCCACGCTGCGGGCCGGGAAAAGGATACTTGCTGGGATATCAACCACTGCAAGAGAAGACAGCGGGTTAGTCCGCGAGCCCGGCTGACAGCACCCCGACCCCCCGAGCCCCCTTCCCGAGGGGCTCACCGCCTTCTCCAGGTGCCCTCGGGCCTGGTCGCCGTTGCGGGTGTGGTGGTAGAGGACGGAGCCGAGCTGCAGGTGGGTGCGGGCCTCCATGCGGGCCGGGGGCTTGCGGGGCAGCACGGCCTGCAGGCAGTGCACGCACAGCCGCACCTTGGGCGGGCTGGACGTGCGGAAGTGCTCGGCCAGGCCCAGCAGCGCCAGGTACCACGactcccccccggccccgccaccGGGCCCGGCCCCTCCGCCGCCCGCTCCCGACCCCGGCCCGGGCCCGgctcccccccctcctccaCCGCCGCCTCCTCCGCCGCCAGCTCCCCCcccgcctcctcctcccgctTCCCCGGAGCCTCCGGGGCCTCCCGCCGTCGGCTGCGGCTGTTGCTGAGGAGGAggcggctgctgctgaggggccgccccggccgccgcgcccgccgccaccgccgccatCTCAGGGCCGCCGCGACAACACGGccgcgggaggggggggggggggggggggggcaggcggagggaggaaggggggaggggcGGCGCGCGCGGGGCCCCACGGGACTTGGAGTCCGCCGCGGGCTACTACGGGGAGAGCGGGTGGGGGGGAGGACGGGAGGCCCGCGCGAGGCATCATGGGGGTTGTAGTTCGGGCGTGTGCTGCCATGGGGGGGTTGTTgcgggggggaggaaggagagtgGCGTGGCTCTTGTGCCTCAGCAGAGCGGCCCGGCCTTCCGCACGGCCTCGGTGATCCGGGAGGGAGGCGGAAACCTCGCCggactacagctcccagcagccttggcggcggcggcggcgctgcgcTGCCGGCCGCGGTGCATGGTGGGCCGGGAGCTCCAAAATGGACAACCCCCGCGAGGCGCCGGGTAGGGCCCGGGGAGCTCCcgggggctccccccggccTCGGGTGGGCCTCGGCCCTGAGGGATCCGAGCCCTGGAGAGCCTCAGGCCCGGGGTCTCCCCTCACGGCCCCTCCCGGGAGCTAATcgcccccttcctcctccttttcccacCCCCTCTCCAGGGAAGGCCAGCCGCTGGTTCGGCGTCTCGCAGTCCAAATCGGCCAAGACGACCGCCAacatcctgcagcaggaggagctgatCGCGCAGAAGAAGAGGGAGATCGAGGCCcgcctggagcagcaggagaggcagaaCTCCCTGCGCATCCGGCAGCTGCCCCTCTTCGGAGAGTGCgtgaggggagcggggctgccggGCTGGGCTCTGCCGGCAGAAAGCGGTTCTGTGCCCGTGTCCAAAGGGGAGGGCGGTTCTGCAAAGGTCTTGTGCTGGGAGGCAAGCGCCGATGGGGCCGAAGCTGGTGACTGAATGGTTGAGCGTTGGGTTGGGCAGCGCCAGGCTCCTTCAGTTTAACCGAGCTCCCCAGGTTTTTCAGATGCTGATGTTAACAGAGGAGCACTGACAACAAGCCTCTTTAACCGAGTGCTATTGtgttttccctctgcttcttAATTGCTACTTTTTTTGCAATTGTAATTCCCCAAGAGTTAGCACAATCCCTGGCTAAATGCCTACCTAGAGTTCCTGGGAGCACAACAGCGGAACCCCGCAAGTAGAAATCTTGTTTCAATGCAAGGGATTCCGTGGGAAAGCAGGGGTACATGCCACCAGCAGttcttgtgcttttaaaaagccaGGTGTGCTTTCAAAATAAGCAATATGAGCAATCGCTGGCACttatcttattttctgtctgaaataaATGCGTGTGAGGGGACTGGGGTGTACCATCacctacttttctttttctatttagaGATGACGGTACTGACAACGAAGCCTCTGTTTCCAACAAGTTTGTTAACGATGGCAGTTTCCTCCAGCAGTTTCTcaagctgcagaaggaaaagtcGAGTGCTGGTAGGTGGACTTCTGAGCACCAGGCCTTCCTTCTCGTGATGATACCAGCTTTGTGTGAGCTTCGTGTGTGTTTCCTTTAGAAATCCTGCTATGAGCTGTTACCAGTATGAGTAAGTTCTAAAGCAACAACGAGCCTTTAAATTTGGATTGAAGCCTTTCTTCAGGATGTGATAGGGACACTTGTGTTTCTTTCAATCTGTAGGTGCCGTAAAGACGAGCATCTTTCTTCTAGCTTGAATTTTACTTTGTGTAAACTGTCTTAGCTTTCACTTAGTTACGCAGCTTTTCCCGGTTGATGTCTTTAACTTACTCTGAAAATAACAGCCTGTTGCAGCTGTATCTGCTTGAGTTGTTATCTGTAACCTGCTGAGATGAAAGCAGTAAGAACGCCCAGGAATTATTTTCCCCCTCATTCTTTCCTAAGAACCTCCCCCACGTTCTACTAATAACTCGTCAAACGCTTCTGCACCAAATGCTGGGAAGAAGCCAATGCTGTTTGGGAAGCGCCCCGGTCAGGTCCTGAGCAGCATGCTGCAGCAAGCGAAGAACTACTCCCATTCCAAACAGACCCCGGTCGTTAACCGCCTCAGTGTGTTTCAGTCGCCagatgaagatgaggaggaagatTATGAGCAGTGGTTGGAAATTAAAGGTAAATAACGCCTTGTATTACGTTGATTCTTCTGGGGTGCAGGTACGCTTACCCTAGGGGGGATACCAGTTGAGTTTGAGAGAGTTGTTTTCTCCTCGTTTTTTTTATCCAGCCTGAGCTTGGTGTGGGAGTCGGGTCACTCACCATAATTAGGCTGGGTCTGGTTTGTGCCTAGGGAGATTTTCTCTGGGTTAACAAGTCAAACAGTGTGTAACCTCCTGTGAAAATAAGGTGAGAATGTATTCTGCTCTTAGTGGAGCTTGGTCATTTGATGATTGTAAGAATTCTTTTATACACTTGAATTCAACAATGGCTAGCGCTGAGTTACcttgaaaaagataaaagtgtAATGTTTGTGATGAATGTGAAATTTTAGTTTTTGAAATGACTTGAGGTGAAAAGTCCTGAGTTTAGGAATGGCTGTGTAGGGGGGAAAAATGCAtgtataaatgaataaaatgatgCGTTCTGAATACTAATACGTATGCTAAATGAAAGGCACAAAAGGACAACCGGTTAAAATCCAAGTTCCTGCCTCTTTCCAAAGTCTCACTAGAAAACCTCACCTCAGAAGTCTCAAATTTTAAGTAGGATATAAAATCAATGCTGATTATTGCAGCACTTAAATAACCGAGTGTCTGCGAATAACCGAGGCTGGGAAGCCAGAAGGCAGATTTGGTTAATAATCTGAATTTCATGCGGACTTATTAATCAAGTATAAAATTAGATTGGAGTTGCTAAATAAGTCACACTGAGCTTTGTGTCATGATTCATTTCATTACATGTTTATGTGTCTAGCCATTGCTGGTGGGATTTATAAAGGCGTAGTCTTAGAGAGTCTGAAATGCACTGCAGGAACGTGATaaacagctgctggctgcagagggtGAAGGCAGAACACGGACCCTGGCCTCGAAATAGTCTAGAGCAGTGCAGAAACCTCTGCTCCTGTGTGCTCTGTGTTCAGTGCCCTACCCAAAATATTGTTGTCTAGACGAATGTCTGTGTTTAGTTTCCATCAAATGTGTCCTACGTCGGCTCTGTAATAACTGTCAGTGC contains:
- the MAU2 gene encoding MAU2 chromatid cohesion factor homolog — translated: MAAVAAGAAAGAAPQQQPPPPQQQPQPTAGGPGGSGEAGGGGGGGAGGGGGGGGGGGGAGPGPGSGAGGGGAGPGGGAGGESWYLALLGLAEHFRTSSPPKVRLCVHCLQAVLPRKPPARMEARTHLQLGSVLYHHTRNGDQARGHLEKAWLISQQIPQFEDVKFEAASLLSELYCQENSVDTAKPLLRKAIQISQQTPYWHCRLLFQLAQLHTLEKDLVSACDLLGVGAEYARVVGSEYTRALFLLSKGMLLLMERKLQEVHPLLTLCGQIVENWQGNPIQKESLRVFFLVLQVTHYLDAGQVKSVKPCLKQLQQCIQTISTLHDDEILPSNPADLFHWLPKEHMCVLVYLVTVMHSMQAGYLEKAQKYTDKALMQLEKLKMLDCSPILSSFQVILLEHIIMCRLVTGHKATALQEISQVCQLCQQSPRLFSNHAAQLHTLLGLYCISVNCMDNAEAQFTTALRLTTHQELWAFIVTNLASVYIREGNRHQELYSLLERINPDHNFPVSSHCLRAAAFYIRGLFSFFQGRYNEAKRFLRETLKMSNAEDLNRLTACSLVLLGHIFYVLGNHRESNNMVVPAMQLASKIPDMSVQLWSSALLRDLNKACGNAMDAHEAAQMHQNFSQQLLQDHIEACSLPEHNLITWTDGPPPVQFQAQNGPTTSLASLL